One segment of Monomorium pharaonis isolate MP-MQ-018 chromosome 6, ASM1337386v2, whole genome shotgun sequence DNA contains the following:
- the LOC105832500 gene encoding trypsin-1, which produces MRFILLFVIFVAVTMAITIDNESNLTVHVEEQNLNSTSGIDNDKGFWEWLFGSVTPYPPTLIEPQQPEKCLKCTCGLTNKYNRIVGGVETLINQYPWMVLLMYRGQFYCGGTVINSRYVLTAAHCIDRFDANKLSVRILEHDLHTINESKIQDFQVEKTIKHSGYSTVNYNNDIALLKLKTPIKFEGLMRPACLPEQVKTFAGKKGIVTGWGATKEGGSVSHTLLEVVVSILTNTECRATKYPPHRITDNMMCAGFKEGGKDSCQGDSGGPLHVEENSVHEVVGVVSWGEGCAQPGYPGVYTRVNRFLTWIAHNTADGCYC; this is translated from the exons tCAAACTTAACCGTACATGTAGAAGAGCAAAATTTGAATAGTACAAGTGGAATTGACAATGATAAAGGATTTTGGGAATGGTTGTTTGGTTCGGTGACACCATATCCACCAACGCTTATAGAACCACAGCAAccagaaaaatgtttaaaatgca CCTGTGGTTTgacaaacaaatataatcgTATTGTCGGAGGTGTCGAGACGCTTATCAATCAGTATCCTTGGATGGTCTTACTAATGTATAGAGGACAATTTTATTGTGGAGGTACAGTCATAAATTCGCGATATGTATTAACGGCCGCTCATTGTATTGACAG ATTCGATGCGAATAAATTGAGTGTCCGAATATTGGAACACGACTTGCACACAATCAATGAAAGCAAAATACAAGACTTTCAAGTGGAAAAAACAATCAAACATAGTGGTTACTCGActgttaattataacaatgatATTGCACTCCTTAAGCTAAAGACTCCTATCAAGTTCGAAGGTTTAATGCGACCCGCTTGTCTACCGGAACAAG TGAAAACCTTTGCCGGTAAAAAGGGTATAGTGACTGGATGGGGTGCCACCAAAGAAGGTGGATCGGTATCGCATACTTTATTGGAAGTCGTTGTTTCTATTCTTACAAACACGGAATGTCGCGCTACAAAGTATCCACCACACAGGATAACAGATAACATGATGTGTGCGGGTTTCAAGGAGGGTGGCAAGGATTCCTGTCAA GGGGATAGTGGTGGTCCCTTGCATGTGGAAGAAAATAGTGTTCATGAGGTAGTTG GAGTGGTATCTTGGGGCGAAGGATGTGCGCAACCCGGATATCCCGGGGTTTATACTAGAGTAAATCGATTTCTTACATGGATTGCACACAACACGGCAGATGGCTGCTATTGTTAA